In Leptidea sinapis chromosome 2, ilLepSina1.1, whole genome shotgun sequence, the sequence aacaacaaaataattaccTCAATCAAAACGAAAGCgccgtttaaaaaaactaccaaGAACATAAAAACAAGTAAGAAAATAGTATCTGGAAACATAAACAAGAAAATATCGGATGTAGAAATGAAATTAATCGATGAAATTTCGCAGATTGAAAGTGAAAAATCCGGTTCAAATTTGGGAACACATGGCAACACTGAAATTAGTAATGTTACAGAATTtgataataaaaacaacagtATAAGTATAACAATGAAACGGTATTCGTGCAGCGCATGTGGCATGAGTTTTAATCGATCTCATGATTTGAGGATACATAATAGAATGCATACCGGTGAAAAGCCGTATTCATGTGATGTATGTGGTAAAAGTTTTAATCGATCCAGCGGTTTAATGACTCATACTATAATACATAGTGATGAAAAACCGTATTCATGCAATGTATGTGGTAAAAATTTTAACCGACCTGGTCATTTGAAGACACATTATACAATACATACAGGTGAGAAGCCATATTCATGTAATATATGTGGTAAGAATTTTAATCGATCTACCGAATTAAATAGACACGCTAAAACACATAGCGGTGAAAAGCCGTATTCATGTAACgaatgtggtaagagtttcagtcAATATGGTAATTTGAGAACTCATAGTAAAATACATAGCCGTGAAAAATTATATTCATGTGGTGTTTGTGATAAGAGTTTTAGTCTATCTAAAGAATTGAAGGCTCATACTAAAATACATTGTGGTGAAAAACCATATTCATGcaatatatgcggtagaagttTTAAGCGATCTAGTCACTTGAAGACACATAATGCGGTACATACAGGTGAAAAGCCGTACTCATGCAATATATGTGGTAAGAATTTTAATCGAACTACCGATTTAAAGAGGCACACCAAAATTCATAGCGACGAAAAGCCGAATTCATGTAATGAGACTGGTAAGAGTTCCAGTCAATCTAGTAATTTAAAGAGTCATAGTGAAATTCGTAGccgtgaaaagccatattcatGTGATAATGTGGTAAAAGTTTCATTGAGTCTAGTGATTTGAAGAAACACCATAGAAAAATactggttaaatacaatattcttataAAGATTGTGATAagagttatataaaatatgtttatcttAATATACATTCTAGAACACAAAGCAATAAAAGGCCATATTCATATGTGTGGCAAGTTTCAACCAATCAGGCGATCATTACAAGAAAAAGTGTGTGAACTTTGTatctaaaataaattgtttcaaGCTGttgaaattacattttaatttatatcccATTCTTCGTAATGTGCAATTTTTTgaacaattataaatatttgtcgtgaaatattttacaaatttatctaATATTCGATGTCATAGCATGTTACTGTAAAAGTtaggcataaaaaaatacccagTTGTTGAAGACAATCAATGTAGATTGCATAGTTTCATTTTATAGTTCCTGTTTCCTTCATTAAATCATACCTTTGGGCGATAGCAATctttatcttcaataataaCCACAAATCCTTTCTCTTCCAACGttcattcttaataatattattcaatgatAACTTTGGGGCCATTTTGAACTTAAAAAACGATCCAATTCGTTCTCTGCTTACTGCTTACccgacgatatccatatttttaaaattatattcttaCGCGGCGATCACAAAATTCTGTTTTCTATCCTAAATTCCTCCTTCCTTCCAACATTCCCAAGAAGGACATTTGTAAAGAGTTGGTCCGTCCCTCCATCGGAATCTACTGCTTGAATCAGAGAGGGTATAACATCCCCTTCAATGCTACTTCATTTGCATATGCAAAGAGTATTGAGAcgttaaagttttaataaaaaaaaaagaaaaaatgcccctgtaacataaaaatattttcttagacaaccctaacttTTAAAGATTTCTGACTTCACACAGTCATTAGTGATGACATAAAGAATATTTGGTTCAAAGTATAGTATAGCCATAAAGTTTCACcgtgtatataaaaaatagttgtgtatatattatcaaaacggttcgactgattttgatgaaattctcAGCTTATATTCAGTTTAGCAA encodes:
- the LOC126975155 gene encoding zinc finger protein 239-like, which produces MKEENIPIHKTITNNNKIITSIKTKAPFKKTTKNIKTSKKIVSGNINKKISDVEMKLIDEISQIESEKSGSNLGTHGNTEISNVTEFDNKNNSISITMKRYSCSACGMSFNRSHDLRIHNRMHTGEKPYSCDVCGKSFNRSSGLMTHTIIHSDEKPYSCNVCGKNFNRPGHLKTHYTIHTGEKPYSCNICGKNFNRSTELNRHAKTHSGEKPYSCNECGKSFSQYGNLRTHSKIHSREKLYSCGVCDKSFSLSKELKAHTKIHCGEKPYSCNICGRSFKRSSHLKTHNAVHTGEKPYSCNICGKNFNRTTDLKRHTKIHSDEKPNSCNETGKSSSQSSNLKSHSEIRSREKPYSCDNVVKVSLSLVI